The following proteins are encoded in a genomic region of Candidatus Methanoperedens sp.:
- a CDS encoding DUF2180 family protein → MKCFECARNGTVEESVSICIMCGKGLCMGHTHRIDLPIWEGGYPAPVKMLKKGLPRFVCSDCGNILLPGSCE, encoded by the coding sequence TTGAAATGTTTTGAATGTGCACGAAACGGGACTGTTGAAGAATCCGTATCTATCTGCATAATGTGCGGCAAAGGGCTATGTATGGGACATACACACAGGATTGACCTTCCGATATGGGAGGGAGGATATCCGGCGCCTGTGAAGATGCTGAAAAAAGGTCTTCCCAGATTCGTATGCAGTGATTGCGGGAATATACTTTTACCCGGCTCCTGTGAATAA
- a CDS encoding DUF2180 family protein — MKCYVCAKMGKDTDAVAACIVCGMGVCMEHAIYEETPVWKGDYPVRLEKDIEKMKRIMCPPCHEALKENW; from the coding sequence ATGAAATGTTATGTTTGTGCTAAAATGGGGAAAGATACGGACGCAGTGGCGGCATGTATAGTGTGCGGTATGGGAGTTTGCATGGAACATGCGATATATGAAGAAACGCCTGTCTGGAAAGGTGACTATCCTGTAAGGCTTGAAAAGGACATCGAGAAAATGAAACGAATAATGTGTCCGCCATGTCATGAAGCTTTGAAGGAAAACTGGTGA
- the mcrC gene encoding methyl-coenzyme M reductase I operon protein C, translating into MFGRETQLVDCRETMGLGRGGGLAQRGTLSEAARPDVVAIAMSPGRRHITKPVCEITQGLRRESIQVSVLVLEAGAGVPMDETGSSNVSRGYGANFGLTAKEIEQIARHKIVLLNMGNVNSHIISKTKKILKYINIPAVVACEYPIDFEDFAKAGIKTKLVKPKNPETEGTVAAIVSGITRGETCSRIKLNELAKEIRQILGQKIESTHAVRSDLLIKEGLMADEEE; encoded by the coding sequence ATGTTCGGAAGAGAAACACAACTGGTGGATTGCAGGGAAACAATGGGTCTTGGCCGGGGCGGCGGTCTTGCCCAGAGAGGAACCCTGTCTGAGGCAGCAAGACCTGATGTAGTAGCTATTGCCATGTCTCCAGGCCGCAGGCATATCACAAAACCGGTATGCGAAATAACGCAGGGACTCAGGCGGGAAAGTATACAGGTAAGCGTCCTTGTCCTTGAGGCTGGCGCAGGCGTTCCCATGGATGAAACCGGATCTTCCAATGTTTCAAGAGGCTACGGGGCAAATTTCGGTTTGACAGCTAAAGAGATAGAACAGATAGCAAGACACAAAATCGTATTGCTCAATATGGGAAATGTGAATTCCCATATAATCTCAAAAACAAAAAAGATATTGAAATATATAAATATCCCTGCAGTAGTAGCCTGTGAATATCCTATTGACTTTGAGGATTTTGCAAAAGCAGGTATTAAAACAAAGCTTGTAAAACCTAAAAATCCGGAAACAGAAGGAACCGTGGCTGCGATCGTCAGTGGAATAACGAGAGGAGAGACCTGTTCACGAATAAAGCTAAATGAACTGGCAAAAGAGATCCGGCAGATACTTGGCCAGAAAATAGAATCAACCCATGCGGTAAGAAGCGACCTGTTGATAAAAGAAGGACTGATGGCAGACGAGGAAGAGTGA
- a CDS encoding ferritin — MSQKIIDALNKDREEELSAIIQYMKHHYEGDGMESPAILEIFKSLAKSEMEHAEKLGERIVYLGGTPTKKPEPIAEGGDLKKMVQDDLAKENHAIEQYKEHIKLAIEEDDPTTRLMLEKILSDEEDHADTWETILKIKK; from the coding sequence ATGAGCCAGAAAATAATAGATGCATTGAACAAGGACAGAGAAGAAGAATTGAGCGCTATCATACAGTATATGAAGCATCATTATGAGGGAGATGGAATGGAAAGTCCTGCTATCCTCGAAATATTCAAATCACTTGCAAAAAGTGAGATGGAACATGCTGAAAAGCTCGGTGAGAGGATTGTATATCTTGGCGGAACCCCGACAAAGAAACCCGAGCCAATAGCTGAAGGCGGAGACTTAAAGAAAATGGTACAGGATGACCTGGCAAAGGAGAATCATGCTATAGAGCAATATAAAGAACATATCAAACTTGCCATAGAAGAAGATGACCCTACAACAAGACTTATGCTTGAGAAAATACTCTCAGATGAAGAAGACCATGCAGATACATGGGAAACCATACTTAAGATAAAAAAATAA
- a CDS encoding carboxymuconolactone decarboxylase family protein, translating into MKENMEPKKVIDSIEGKMGFTPEIMNMMGEMNPKLFEHYKECDDQIQEDGALSAKVKVLMSLAVMASQRCEPCCESQLRSALNHGATKEEIMETMSVIFITSGAPGVATCRRALKLIEGTGGKEGYGSGHGCMPGRKRQ; encoded by the coding sequence ATGAAAGAAAATATGGAACCTAAGAAAGTGATAGATAGCATAGAAGGTAAAATGGGGTTTACTCCCGAAATAATGAATATGATGGGGGAAATGAACCCGAAGCTATTTGAACATTATAAGGAATGCGATGACCAGATCCAGGAGGATGGTGCTCTTTCTGCAAAGGTCAAGGTATTAATGTCTCTTGCTGTCATGGCATCCCAGAGATGCGAGCCATGCTGTGAATCCCAGTTAAGGAGTGCACTCAATCACGGCGCCACAAAAGAAGAAATAATGGAAACCATGAGTGTAATTTTCATCACTTCGGGCGCCCCCGGAGTAGCCACATGCAGGCGAGCCCTGAAACTTATAGAGGGAACAGGGGGAAAAGAAGGATATGGCAGCGGTCACGGCTGTATGCCTGGAAGAAAAAGGCAGTAA
- a CDS encoding rubrerythrin family protein: MQTMEIMEKTFDSESNDIALYLAMSKRAEAEGENEIAAYLFNIAMDEASHAAQFAALLGMVKDTKTNLLSMLAGEIQAEKDKSDASEVAFAEGNDEAFQFFEKSMKDETRHKEEIKKILSKLQAKY, from the coding sequence ATGCAAACAATGGAAATAATGGAAAAAACGTTTGATTCGGAATCAAATGATATTGCATTATATCTTGCCATGTCAAAACGAGCAGAGGCAGAAGGAGAAAACGAGATTGCGGCTTATCTCTTTAATATCGCAATGGATGAGGCCTCTCATGCAGCCCAATTTGCAGCTCTCCTGGGAATGGTAAAGGACACAAAAACGAATCTTCTGAGTATGCTCGCAGGAGAGATACAGGCGGAAAAAGATAAATCAGATGCATCAGAAGTGGCATTTGCTGAAGGAAACGATGAAGCGTTCCAATTTTTTGAAAAATCAATGAAAGATGAAACCAGGCATAAGGAAGAAATAAAGAAAATCCTTTCAAAATTGCAGGCAAAGTATTAA
- a CDS encoding DUF302 domain-containing protein: MEEEVMIDYTKESKLSVKSAVEKLSEDLKANKWGVLSVIDVRKILAEKLKIEYDDYIILDVCNPDLAYQGLSINKQAGLILPCKIVVYSDKGKTKVSLYKPTVALSTASSLSGYDKLSKLAIEAEEGLKKVIDLQQV, from the coding sequence ATGGAGGAGGAAGTTATGATCGATTACACAAAAGAATCGAAACTTAGTGTGAAATCCGCAGTCGAAAAGCTTTCAGAAGATCTTAAAGCTAACAAATGGGGAGTATTGAGCGTCATTGATGTCAGAAAGATCCTTGCAGAAAAATTAAAAATTGAATATGATGATTACATTATCCTGGATGTATGCAACCCGGATCTTGCATATCAGGGACTTTCCATAAATAAGCAGGCTGGCCTGATCCTTCCCTGCAAGATAGTCGTTTATTCCGACAAAGGAAAAACTAAAGTTTCACTCTATAAGCCAACTGTTGCATTGAGCACTGCAAGCTCCCTCTCCGGGTATGATAAATTAAGCAAACTCGCAATAGAAGCAGAAGAAGGCTTAAAGAAAGTTATTGATCTTCAACAGGTGTAA